The nucleotide window CCACTTTAAGAATTTATCCATTTGGGGTTGATTCTTAAGTTTTTCTAAAGTGTTTAAACTTTGGGCTAATTCTATGTTACTGAATAAGGCGTGTATTTGATGGTGGCAAGCTGAACAAATTTCTATTGTGGGGCCTGGATCAGATTTTTTGCGTTTTACGGTTTGTCGGGGAACAAGATGATGTACGGTTAAGCGTTTCATTTCCCGTTCACATAATTGACAGATAGGCATAGGATTTCTCTTGATGGTTGGTCGGTGTTTATTTTACAATTACATCCGCAGCATGGAACAAATGTAGGATGCCCTAATCTAGTGTAACGTACTCTAGGAAAACAAAAATGATCATTAAAAAACACTGATTTTTCAACTGATTTACCAGGGGAATGCCTCAAAAGATGACGAGATTTTACAACTCAAATAAAAATTTGATCTTTAATGGAGCAAGAAGACCTCAACTTTTAAGAATAGCAAGAGATTGTTCTAATTTAACCGCCGCCGTTTTCATCGCCTCGATATCGCAAGCCGTCCAAAATTTCGGTGATTGACAGTGATGGGCAATTAATAAGCCCCATAACCCTCTACGATTTAATAAAGGAACGACTAAATTAGCCCGAACCTCTAAATCTCGCAAAAAATCTCGATGACATATAGCAATAGATTCGTTTTCAATATCATTAATGGCGCGAATCCTTCCCGTTTCATACCACGAGGCATATTCTTCATTAAAACACTCATCCGGCCCCATCGAACCGATAATCGACAATTCCGGCTTGCTTAAAGCTTCAAAAGTGACTTGTCCTTTCCAGCACCGATAAAAATAGTATAAGACTACCCGATCGACTTCTAATGTTTTTCTCAACTCGTTAACTGTTTCTTGAACGAGGATATCTTCCTCTAAATTTTGGTTTAAGCGTTGTATGAATTGTTGACGATAAGGATAACTCGAAAGTCGTCGAATAATGAAGCAAATTTGCTCGTTTTCCGTCAAGTGCCAGTGAGAAACATGAGTTTTATAAATTTTTTGACGATACTGTTGAAAGTATTCTCTAAGGGCTTCTCTGGCTTCTTCAGGAGGCAA belongs to Gloeothece citriformis PCC 7424 and includes:
- a CDS encoding HNH endonuclease, producing the protein MPICQLCEREMKRLTVHHLVPRQTVKRKKSDPGPTIEICSACHHQIHALFSNIELAQSLNTLEKLKNQPQMDKFLKWITKQTPDKRVKVNRPKEI
- a CDS encoding GAF domain-containing protein, with translation MTTQKQQPSMTWVEVTYILPPEEAREALREYFQQYRQKIYKTHVSHWHLTENEQICFIIRRLSSYPYRQQFIQRLNQNLEEDILVQETVNELRKTLEVDRVVLYYFYRCWKGQVTFEALSKPELSIIGSMGPDECFNEEYASWYETGRIRAINDIENESIAICHRDFLRDLEVRANLVVPLLNRRGLWGLLIAHHCQSPKFWTACDIEAMKTAAVKLEQSLAILKS